A genomic region of Pecten maximus unplaced genomic scaffold, xPecMax1.1, whole genome shotgun sequence contains the following coding sequences:
- the LOC117318409 gene encoding serum paraoxonase/arylesterase 1-like has translation MAFVRRIKFDRKRIEVVMLLKSCFAVIFALLAQYAVRLWFFLDYHKSRTIIHHRPGPCRQLGGADGGSEDLTVLDNGLTFIASGSYPWTRGRILLFNFSNPFEDAKELPIISSSLNKSDLVLYGLSTWRDSLTGEITLMVINHAGHHDRVEVFTFQEDSLTLLHVNSILSPKRNYMNDLVMTSNRTFYITEYGEMRDNPLLEMLLMLSYCDILYYNGSEFRSVAHGLRMANGINVSPDHRYLYVAELGRKQLKSYRIKDTELEHVEDLFLDTLLDNIEIDPVTGNLWVGCHPLNNALMMLENYDLGTVAPSQILRVSATDGKFTDAVEVYSDTGSELTASSVASVYQGKMIAGSIMSQLIVCDLEYDY, from the exons ATGGCCTTTGTGCGGCGGATTAAATTTGACCGAAAAA gaATTGAAGTGGTCATGTTGCTTAAATCCTGTTTCGCTGTGATTTTTGCCCTGTTGGCTCAGTACGCTGTGCGTCTCTG gtTTTTCTTGGATTATCACAAATCCAGGACAATAATCCACCACCGACCCGGGCCTTGTAGACAGCTAGGCGGTGCAG ATGGTGGCTCAGAAGATCTCACAGTGTTGGACAATGGGCTGACCTTCATCGCCTCG GGTTCTTATCCATGGACCAGAGGTCGCATTCttcttttcaatttttcaaaCCCTTTTGAAGACGCGAAGGAGTTGCCTATTATCAGCTCCAGTCTGAATAAGTCAGATTTAGTACTTTATGGACTGTCCACCTGGCGGGATAGTTTAACAG GGGAGATTACTCTTATGGTGATAAATCATGCTGGCCATCACGATCGTGTGGAAGTATTCACGTTCCAGGAGGACTCTCTCACACTTCTTCACGTCAACTCAATTTTGAGCCCGAAACGAAACTA TATGAACGATTTAGTGATGACAAGCAACAGGACTTTCTACATTACCGAGTATGGGGAGATGCGTGATAACCCTCTGCTGGAGATGCTACTGATGCTGAGCTACTGCGATATTCTTTACTATAACGGAAGTGAGTTCCGGAGTGTGGCGCACGGCCTGCGCATGGCCAATGGTATTAACGTGTCACCTGACCACAG GTACCTGTACGTGGCAGAACTCGGAAGGAAGCAGCTGAAATCTTATCGTATTAAAGACACGGAGCTAGAACATGTGGAA GACTTATTCCTGGACACCCTTTTAGATAATATAGAGATTGATCCAGTGACGGGGAACTTGTGGGTGGGATGCCACCCATTGAACAATGCCCTGATGATGCTAGAGAATTACGATCTCGGAACTGTTGCTCCATCACAG ATTCTGAGAGTTAGTGCGACAGATGGAAAGTTTACGGATGCAGTGGAGGTGTACTCGGACACCGGATCAGAATTGACAGCATCGAGTGTGGCCTCTGTCTATCAGGGAAAGATGATAGCGGGTTCTATAATGTCGCAACTGATTGTCTGTGACCTCGAATACGATTATTGA